The sequence CTGTCCTCGGCGGACTCCAGGGTCTCCTTGTACGTGCGAACCGCCTTGTCGTCAGACCTGGCGATGGTCGAGGGCACGTTCTCGCGCATCTGCACTGCCTGCTCATGCTTGTCCGGCACGGCGTCCTCCCCTGGTATGACGAGCTACCTGCGCCAGCCCGATACGGCCCAGAAACACGGCGGCCACGGGTACCCCAGGAGCGCCACGCAACACTGGCCGCGCCCGGTTTCCGCTGTCTCGTCGCTGATCCACCTCGCCGCACAGTCCTCGGGCGAAGGCTGGCACCACCCGCACCCTGTCTGCGGACTCCACCACGTCGAGCAGCCGGCGGAGCACGTCGGTTAGCTGGTCGCGCAGGGTCACGCAGGTGACTCGAGCAGATCCGAAGGGTCGTTGAGCCACATGTACCGGTCATACCCCGTCGAGCGCCGCGTCCGCACCCGGTGGACGGCACGTTCGTCGTCGTCCAGCAGCACGACGGACGAACCGTGATTCAGTTCCCGACAACGTGTGGGCACGGACGCAGTGGGCACACCGCAAGGGATGACGGGCACTCCGCACACGGTGAAATCCCGGCTGACGGCCCTGCGGACCAGCTTCTGGCCCGTCCCAGCGGCGTGCGCGGCGGGAGCCATCCTGCTGGCGATCGGCCTGTCCGTGCTGGAGCTGCGGGTCGGTCTGCCCTTCGGCAACGTCCTGCCCAGCGGTCTGGCCGGCGCCCGGTCCCTGTTGTCGTCGATCATCACCGCGATGATCTCGTTCACCGCGCTCGTCTTCTCGATCACGGTGGTCGCCCTGCAACTGGCCAGCAGCCAGTACTCGCCACGAGTGCTGCGCACCTTCCTGCAGGACCGGGTGACCCAGTTCGCCCTGGGCACCTTCCTGGCCACGGCACTGTTCGCCATGGTGGTGCTCGCCGCGCTGCCCGACCTGTCCAGCGCCCGACTGCCGGAGCTGTCCCTCGCCGTCGCGATGATCCTCGTGCTGGTCAGCAGTGGATTGTTCCTCTACTACCTGCACCACATCACGTCGATCATGCGGGTGTCGCACATCGTCGCCGCCATCGGCGCACAAACGCGCCGCAGCATCGACGAGCACGTTCCCCGCACATCAGCGCAGGAGACAACGGTACGACTGCCACCGCCCGTCAGCGTGGTCACCGCGCCAGGACCCGGTCTGGTCGACGACATCGACCTGGGCAGCCTCGCCCGACTCGCCCGAGCCCACGCCTGCGCCTTCTCGGTCTTGCCCACGCCGGGTGATTTCGTCGTCGCCGGGCAGCCGCTCGTGACAGTGCACGCCACCGAGGCGGCGCCGCCACCACCTGTGCCCGAAGCACGGGTACGCGCCGCGGTGACCCTGGCGGTGGAACGACAGGCAGGTCAGGACGTGGGTTTCGGGTTTCGCCAGCTCGCCGACATCGCCGAACGGGCCCTCTCCCCCGGTCTCAACGACACCACGACCGCAATACGAGCCATCCAGGAGGCGCACGACCTGCTGCGTCGTCTCGCCGCACGGCTCCAGCATCCATGGCTCGTACGCGACGACGACGGCACGCTCCGGGTCCATGCGACACCGCAGAGCTTCGACAGCTTCCTCGCGGTCGCGATCGACGACGTACGCCGGGCCGGCCGCGACCAACCCCGTGTCGCCCGGCTGCTGGACGCCGTGCTCGCAGATCTGCGAACCGTGGCGCTGCCGGAGCACCTGCCGGACATCCTCCGCCGCCTGAACCCGTGACCACTGCAATGGTGCCCGCGTCAATGCCGCGGGAAGGCCTCGGCGAAACCCGGCGTGCCGGCCGCTCAATCCCCCGGACGGTGTTGACCACGGGTGTACCAGTCGAGCAGGCATCGCGGTCACGCCGTGCACGAGGATGCTCAGGACCCGGGCTGATTCGGACCAAACCCCTGCTGAACACCTCGCCGTGGAAGTGGTCGAGAGTGTCATACGACCGTCATGGTTCTGCCGTCGTACCGCCACATCTCAGGGAACTTCCTTGATATGGAACGGGACAGGGAGGCGGAACCGCGTATGAACAGGTGGCGTGACCGGATGCGGCCGGCATTGGCAGCTCTCGCACCGGTGGTCCTACTCGCCGTGGCCTGCACTCACCCGGATACGACTCCAGAACCCCGCCCTGATCCCGAAGCGGCGACCCAGGCAGGCACTGTCGCCCGGGCCGAGGTGGGCGATCGCCTCACCGTGACCGCCACCGTGGAGCAGGTCATCACCGAAAACGCGTTCGTCGTCCGCGACGCGGATCTAACCGACGGGACCCTGCTCGTGCTGTCGACAGGTCACTCCGCGCCGGCTCCGCCGCAGTTGGTCACCGTGGTGGGCACGGTGGTCCCGTTCTTGCACCGCGACCTATCCGGTCGCTACCACCTCGGGTCTGCGGGACCGTACCGGACCTTCGAAGGCGGCCGGGCACTTGCCGCACAGGAGGTGACGGTCTGGGACCGATAACCTCGGCTACAGAGGTGATTAGCGCGGACGTTATGGCAAATTCGTCGGCGGTATGGGTGGCTGCACCATGGTCGGCCCCACTACGGGATGCCAGTCTCGTCGTACCCTCGGCAGGCACGGAAGTGGTTCCGCCCCGCCTGCTGGCGCCGCACCTACCGACGGCCGGTGGCCTGGTTCGGGAGGCCACGTGACGGGTAGTCCGCCACGTGGCCGCTTCCCGATCCGAATCCGGTGATCAGGCGCCGCTCGTCGCGGTGGGTAGCCGCATCCGGAGCTTGGCGGCCGGCACCCGACGGCAGGGAAGCCGAGCGGGTCGGCTACGTCGGCGCCAAATGGAAATCATCGGGCTGATCGCGGTGCAGGCCGGACTCGCGGCAGCGCTCGCCTGGTGGCTGGCACACGACCTGTTGGGAAACCCAAACCCCGTCTTCGCCCCGACAGCGGCGGTCGGCACCATCGCGGCGGCGATCGGCCAGCGGACACGGCGCACCCTCGAACTGCTGCTCGGAGTGGGGCTCGGCATCGCCATCGGCGACGGACTGGTCCTCCTCATCGGCACCGGGGCATGGCAGACAGGCATCATCGTCACCCTCGCCATCGCCGTCGCCCTCGGCCTCGTGGGCCGAGGCGGCACCGTGGTCAGTCAGGTGGGCGGCACCGCGGTGCTGATCGCCACGCTCTCCTCCAGCCAACGGAATCTGGAACTACCCCGGGTCGTCGACGCGGTCACCGGCAGCGTGGTCGGCCTGGTCGTGGTGGCGTTGCTGCTGCCCCTGAACCCCATGCGCGTCCTCCACCGCGCAGCCGCGCCGGTCTTCGACGCCCTTGCCGCGTACCTGCGTGACATCGAGACCGCGATGCGCACCAGCGACCCGGACCGCGCGACACGCGCACTGAACGGACTACGCGCCATGGGACCGGACCTGGAACGACTCCGCGAAGCCCTCAGCGGCGCCGAAGAGGTGGTGACTGTCGCACCGGCCCGGTGGCACTGGCGGCGCCACGTCGAACGCTACGACCGAGGTGTCAACTACCTGGTTCGAGTCATCGACGACAGCAGAGCGCTGGCCCGACGGTCAGCCACGATGATCCAGTATCAGGAAAAGCTGCCCCACCACCTTCCCGACGCCGTCGCCGCCCTGGCCGAGGCCATTCGCCAGTTGCACCGGGAGACACGAGCCGACAAACCCCACGACCGGACCCGACGCCACGCCCTGCGGGCCGCTGACGCGGCCGGCCGGGCCACAGCCACCGGTTTGCAGAACTTCGGTGTCACCACCGCCACGCAAGTCCGGGTGACCGCCAGCGACCTGCTCAGGGCAACCGGCTGCTCGGCGGACGAGGCGAACCGGCAGGTCCGGCAGACCGCACGTCACGCGGAACAGGCGACATCCCCGGAAGGATGATCATCGCCGAAGGCTCAGGCCAAACGCTGATGGTCACTCCCGCGTCGATTGCACCGTTCACGTTCGACGAAAGCGCAGCGGCGGACTGCGTGACGGGGGACTGCCGGCGTGGTCGATAAGAGCAGCAGACCGTGGGTGCGTCCGAAGTACCTGACCGCGTTGACGCTGCTGAGCAGCCTGGTGGTGCTGGGTCTGCTCTCGTGGTGCTGGACGAGCTTCGTCTTCCTCACCAACCTGTTCCGGGCCAACTACGGCATCGGGGCCGCATCGGCATCGCCGCAACCATCCCGCCCAGACACTCGGCCTCCCACTGCTGGCTGCGCTGTTCGGACCCCCTGCCTCCACCTCCTGCCCTGACGCGAGCGTCCCCGTGCCGATTCGCCCGCCCTCGCGAGTCGACAGTCCCGACGGGAGTGGCCGTTTTCGGACCAGGCTGCGGGTAGGCTGCGGCAGGGTGATCGATGATCCCGGCCGGCGACCACGTGAGGACGACGCCCGCCTCAACGGCCTCGCCCACCGGCTCGACAAGCCAATGGGCGTCCTCGGGCTGCTCTTCCTGCTGCTCGTCCTCGCGCAGGCGCTCGTTCACGACGGACCGCTCAGCACCGGACTCACCGTCACCAGCTGGGTCCTGTGGGCGGTCTTCGTCGCCGAGTTCACGCTCCGCGCCTGGCTGGCCCGCCACCAGGCACGCGAGTTCTGGAAACACAACTGGTGGCAACTGATCTTCCTGGCCGTGCCGTTCCTGCGCTTCCTGCGCGCGGCGAGCGCACTGCGAGCCGCCCGCGGTGGCGGCGTCGTCGCCGCCGCCGTACGCGGGTCCCGCTCCGCCGGCCGGCTGCTCACCGACCGGCTGGCCTGGCTCGCCGCGGTGACCGTCACCGTCATCCTCGCGGCCGGGCAACTGCTTGTGGTCACCCGCTCCTACCCCGGCCTCGCCCAGGCCCTACACGACGCGGCCCTCACCACCATCACCGGCGAACCGCTGCGCGCCGACGACACATTCGCGCAGATCCTGGAGCTCGCGCTCGCCGCGTACTCCGTCGCGGTGTTCGGCACCCTCGCAGGCGCGGTCGGTGCGTTCTTCCTCAGCCGGGAGCGCGCCGAGAACGAGCGCCGTCAACCGAGCGAGTAGCGCCCGCCCGCCCTCAGATCGACCACACCCCCAGCGGACCTACCCGTGCGGACCGACGGACCCGAACGGACCGGGCGCCCCGTGGCGAGGCTGATCGAGCGCGACGGGGGTGAGGTTCGTGTTCCTACGACTCTCGGGCGCGGTTACGGCGGTGGTGGACGATCAACGCGACCGCGCAGAGCACGGCCACCAGGCCGAACGCCGAGCTGATCCACTGGTTGTCCGCCGCGGTCGACAGCACCACGTTGGCCGCGGCGCTGACGAAGAGCACCAGCCACAGCAGCGGGCGTAGCAGGCCGCCGCCCGGCTTCTTCGGTGCGTCGACCGTGGCTTCGGTGATGCGGTACGGATCGGTCATGACTACCTCCTTCAGTGAACGTTTCTCGACGCCGTCAACGCTAGGCGGGTGGCGCGGCGGGGACGATCCCGTCAGCTCGACGACAGTGGTACAGCAGGCTGTACCTTCCGCGCCGGGCGTTGTCGGGCGGGGCCCGCGGTGGCCTATGTTGGCGTGGGAGGTGGGTCGATGGCGTACGTGCGGGCCCGGGTTCGCGCCTCGGTCGACGCCCTGGAGCATCTCGCCGGAGGGCTGGGCACCGCCGCGCTGGCGCTGGGCGCGCTGCTCTGGGCGGCGATCGTGGCGGTGACCTGCCTGGGCGGGGTGGGGCTGCTGGCGGCGCCCGGTGCGTTGCGGGCGGTGCGCTCGGTGGCCGACCGCGAGCGGGCCCGGCTGTCCCGCTGGGGTGAGCCGATCCTCACGCCGGGGCCGGTGCCGGCCGGGTTGCGGACGGCGACGCGTGATCCCTTCGTGCGCCGGGAGCTCGGCTGGGTCGCGCTGTACTCGCTCATCGGCCTGGTGACCGGGCTGGTCGGCCTCGTGCTGCCACTCTCTGCCGTGCAGTACGTCACGTTCCCGCTGTGGTACGAGTTGCTCCCTGCCGACGCCGGCGGGCCGGGGATCGTCTGGTGGCGCATCGACGGTTTGTCCGAGGCACTCGCGGTCGGGGTGCTCGGGGTGGGCTGGCTGGCCGCCGCGATCTGGTTCAGCCCGGTCCTGGCCCGTCTTCAGGCATGGCCGGGCCGGTTGCTGCTGCCTCCGCCGCCGGGTGTCGACCTGTCGCTGCGGGTGGCCGAGCTGACCGCCACCCGCGCTGCGGCGCTTGACGCCCACGCCGTCGAACTGCGCCGGATCGAGCGTTCGTTGCACGACGGCACCCAGAACCGGTTGGTCGCGGTCAACGTGTTGCTGGGCGCCGCGCGGCGGGCCGCGCGCCGTAATCCGGACCGCGCCGACGAGATCCTCGGGCAGGCGCAGGACGCTGCGGAACAGGCACTCGGCGAGCTGCGTACGGTGGTGCGCGGGATCCTGCCGCCCGTGCTGGACGACCGGGGTCTCGCCGGCGCGCTGGCGGGCCTGGCCGGCAGCTGCGTGGTGCCCTGCCGACTTGAGGTGGACGTGGCTGTGCGGTGCGCGGCCTCGGTCGAGGCCACCGCGTACTTCGTGGTGGCCGAGGCGCTGACCAACGTCGTCCGGCACAGCGGTGCGAGCCAGGTGGACGTGGCCGTGCGCCGCGAGCGCGGCCGACTGCTGGTGTCCATTATGGACGACGGGCACGGCGACGCGGACGAGACACGTGGCTCAGGGCTCACCGGTATCCGCCGACGGGTCGAGGCGTACGACGGACGGATGACACTGACGAGCCCTCCGGGCGGGCCGACGAGAATGGACGTGGAGCTGCCATGCGGATCGTGATCGCCGAGGACGACCCGCTGCTGCGTGAGGGGTTGGCTCTGCTGCTGCGGGCCGAGGATCTGGACGTGGTCG comes from Micromonospora vinacea and encodes:
- a CDS encoding sensor histidine kinase translates to MAYVRARVRASVDALEHLAGGLGTAALALGALLWAAIVAVTCLGGVGLLAAPGALRAVRSVADRERARLSRWGEPILTPGPVPAGLRTATRDPFVRRELGWVALYSLIGLVTGLVGLVLPLSAVQYVTFPLWYELLPADAGGPGIVWWRIDGLSEALAVGVLGVGWLAAAIWFSPVLARLQAWPGRLLLPPPPGVDLSLRVAELTATRAAALDAHAVELRRIERSLHDGTQNRLVAVNVLLGAARRAARRNPDRADEILGQAQDAAEQALGELRTVVRGILPPVLDDRGLAGALAGLAGSCVVPCRLEVDVAVRCAASVEATAYFVVAEALTNVVRHSGASQVDVAVRRERGRLLVSIMDDGHGDADETRGSGLTGIRRRVEAYDGRMTLTSPPGGPTRMDVELPCGS
- a CDS encoding FUSC family protein yields the protein MEIIGLIAVQAGLAAALAWWLAHDLLGNPNPVFAPTAAVGTIAAAIGQRTRRTLELLLGVGLGIAIGDGLVLLIGTGAWQTGIIVTLAIAVALGLVGRGGTVVSQVGGTAVLIATLSSSQRNLELPRVVDAVTGSVVGLVVVALLLPLNPMRVLHRAAAPVFDALAAYLRDIETAMRTSDPDRATRALNGLRAMGPDLERLREALSGAEEVVTVAPARWHWRRHVERYDRGVNYLVRVIDDSRALARRSATMIQYQEKLPHHLPDAVAALAEAIRQLHRETRADKPHDRTRRHALRAADAAGRATATGLQNFGVTTATQVRVTASDLLRATGCSADEANRQVRQTARHAEQATSPEG
- a CDS encoding DUF2254 domain-containing protein, which translates into the protein MTGTPHTVKSRLTALRTSFWPVPAACAAGAILLAIGLSVLELRVGLPFGNVLPSGLAGARSLLSSIITAMISFTALVFSITVVALQLASSQYSPRVLRTFLQDRVTQFALGTFLATALFAMVVLAALPDLSSARLPELSLAVAMILVLVSSGLFLYYLHHITSIMRVSHIVAAIGAQTRRSIDEHVPRTSAQETTVRLPPPVSVVTAPGPGLVDDIDLGSLARLARAHACAFSVLPTPGDFVVAGQPLVTVHATEAAPPPPVPEARVRAAVTLAVERQAGQDVGFGFRQLADIAERALSPGLNDTTTAIRAIQEAHDLLRRLAARLQHPWLVRDDDGTLRVHATPQSFDSFLAVAIDDVRRAGRDQPRVARLLDAVLADLRTVALPEHLPDILRRLNP